The proteins below come from a single Parageobacillus thermoglucosidasius genomic window:
- the resA gene encoding thiol-disulfide oxidoreductase ResA, giving the protein MKKQQRLVMRTVILLLLLAAVGYTIYSNFFVDKAKVKVGSTAPDFVLTDLSGKQHRLSDYRGKGVFLNFWGTWCKPCEKEMPYINRQYSVYKNQGVEVLAVNVGETKLSVQSFVDRFGLTFPVMIDREDQVMNAYDVDRLPATYLIDKNGKVKGIITGTMTEEKVKQYMESIKP; this is encoded by the coding sequence ATGAAAAAACAACAGCGGCTTGTCATGAGAACGGTCATTTTATTGCTGTTATTAGCAGCGGTGGGATATACGATTTATTCTAATTTTTTTGTGGATAAAGCAAAAGTGAAAGTTGGCTCAACTGCACCAGATTTCGTTTTGACTGATTTAAGCGGAAAGCAACATCGTCTTTCCGACTATCGCGGCAAAGGGGTGTTTTTGAACTTCTGGGGAACGTGGTGCAAGCCGTGTGAAAAGGAAATGCCATACATCAACCGGCAGTACAGCGTATATAAAAACCAAGGTGTCGAAGTCTTGGCGGTGAACGTTGGCGAGACAAAGTTAAGTGTGCAAAGCTTTGTCGACCGCTTTGGATTGACGTTTCCGGTCATGATCGACCGGGAAGACCAAGTCATGAACGCTTATGATGTCGATCGGCTGCCGGCGACGTATTTGATTGATAAAAACGGCAAGGTGAAAGGAATCATCACTGGAACGATGACAGAGGAAAAGGTCAAGCAGTATATGGAAAGCATTAAACCGTAA
- the nagE gene encoding N-acetylglucosamine-specific PTS transporter subunit IIBC: MLGFLQRLGKAFMLPIAVLPAAGLLLRLGQPDLLDIPFIAATGEAVFANLPIIFAIGVAVGFAKDGNGAAALAGAIGYFVLTKGATAIDKDINMSVLGGIISGVIAGLLYNRYHNIKLPDWLGFFGGKRFVPIVTSFVMLILALIFGYVWPPIQDGINAVGKWIVGAGAIGTGIFGLLNRLLIPLGLHHVLNNFVWFIFGEYDGKTGDLWRFFAGDPDAGIFMAGFFPIMMFGLPAAAFAMIAAAKKERRKAVSGALISVALTAFLTGITEPIEFLFMFLSPLLYVVHAVLTGLSLAIATALDIHHGFTFSAGAIDFFLNFGIAQKPYLLIIQGIVYAIVYFVVFYFLITKLDLKTPGREDEEEGELAGSDAVKAGAKYEALAVKYMEALGGKENFTQIDNCVTRLRLKVKDVAKVNEEELKRLGAKGVIRLNQTDVQVIVGTDVEFVASELKKL, from the coding sequence ATGTTAGGATTTTTACAGCGACTTGGAAAAGCGTTTATGCTTCCGATTGCCGTTTTGCCGGCAGCGGGACTGTTGCTTCGTTTAGGACAGCCGGATTTATTGGATATTCCATTTATTGCGGCGACAGGGGAAGCGGTTTTTGCTAATTTGCCGATTATTTTTGCGATTGGTGTTGCTGTCGGTTTTGCGAAAGATGGAAACGGAGCGGCGGCGCTTGCCGGCGCGATCGGCTACTTTGTGTTAACAAAAGGGGCTACTGCCATTGATAAAGATATTAATATGTCCGTGTTAGGCGGAATCATTTCCGGGGTGATTGCCGGACTGCTGTATAACCGCTACCATAATATCAAATTGCCGGATTGGCTTGGATTTTTTGGCGGCAAGCGGTTTGTCCCAATTGTAACCTCATTTGTCATGCTTATATTGGCGCTTATCTTTGGATACGTATGGCCGCCGATTCAAGATGGGATTAACGCCGTCGGCAAATGGATTGTCGGCGCTGGCGCGATTGGAACTGGCATTTTTGGATTGTTAAACCGATTGCTCATTCCGCTTGGATTGCATCATGTATTAAATAACTTTGTCTGGTTTATATTTGGCGAGTATGACGGAAAAACAGGAGATTTATGGCGGTTCTTCGCGGGAGATCCAGATGCCGGCATTTTCATGGCGGGCTTTTTCCCAATTATGATGTTCGGTCTTCCGGCCGCCGCGTTCGCAATGATTGCGGCAGCAAAAAAAGAACGGCGCAAAGCAGTATCAGGTGCACTCATCAGCGTGGCGCTCACCGCCTTTTTAACGGGAATTACCGAGCCGATTGAGTTTTTATTTATGTTTTTATCGCCATTGCTTTATGTCGTGCACGCCGTATTAACGGGGCTTTCGCTGGCGATCGCAACGGCGCTTGACATTCATCACGGATTTACGTTCTCAGCCGGTGCGATTGACTTCTTCTTAAACTTTGGAATTGCCCAAAAACCTTATTTGTTAATTATCCAAGGAATCGTTTATGCGATTGTCTATTTCGTTGTATTCTATTTCCTTATTACAAAGCTGGACTTGAAAACGCCGGGGCGGGAAGATGAGGAAGAAGGAGAACTTGCCGGCAGCGATGCAGTCAAGGCGGGCGCCAAATACGAAGCTCTTGCTGTAAAATATATGGAAGCATTAGGCGGAAAAGAAAATTTCACGCAAATTGACAATTGTGTTACACGCCTGCGCTTAAAAGTGAAAGATGTTGCCAAAGTCAATGAAGAGGAATTGAAACGGCTTGGCGCAAAAGGCGTGATCCGCCTCAATCAAACGGATGTGCAAGTCATTGTCGGCACCGATGTCGAATTTGTCGCCAGTGAACTGAAAAAGCTATAG
- a CDS encoding GntR family transcriptional regulator, which translates to MINKHSPLPIYYQLEQGIKEMIEKGQLQPGEMIPSERELAETYDISRMTVRQAINNLVNDGYLVRKRGKGTFVAATKIEQPLKGLTSFSEDMRARGMEPGAEVLDFLIVPASTALSQLLDVREGADVYEIRRIRLADGLPMALETSYIPCSIVPNLTREIVSGSVYEFIEKNAGLSIRSAVQVLEASVARKMEAELLQIKEGAPVLLLQRRSYLDDGRPLEVVKSVYRGDRYKFTIEMERGK; encoded by the coding sequence ATGATTAACAAGCATTCCCCGCTTCCTATCTATTATCAATTAGAGCAAGGGATTAAAGAGATGATCGAAAAAGGACAGCTTCAGCCGGGAGAAATGATACCGTCCGAACGGGAGCTAGCGGAGACATACGACATCAGCCGAATGACAGTCCGCCAAGCGATCAATAATTTAGTAAACGATGGATATTTAGTAAGAAAACGCGGCAAAGGGACGTTTGTTGCCGCAACAAAAATTGAACAGCCGTTAAAAGGGCTGACAAGTTTTTCAGAGGATATGCGCGCGCGCGGCATGGAACCTGGGGCAGAAGTGCTTGATTTTCTCATTGTTCCTGCCAGCACGGCGCTGTCCCAGCTGCTGGATGTGCGCGAAGGTGCGGATGTTTACGAAATTCGCCGCATTCGTCTTGCCGACGGGTTGCCGATGGCGCTGGAAACGTCTTATATTCCATGTTCGATTGTTCCCAATTTAACGCGCGAAATTGTAAGCGGTTCCGTCTATGAGTTTATCGAAAAAAACGCCGGTTTGTCCATTCGTTCGGCCGTGCAGGTGCTAGAAGCCTCTGTTGCCCGGAAAATGGAGGCCGAGCTGCTGCAGATAAAAGAAGGAGCGCCTGTATTGCTCTTGCAGCGAAGAAGCTATTTGGACGACGGCAGGCCGTTGGAAGTCGTCAAATCGGTTTACCGTGGTGACCGCTACAAATTTACCATTGAGATGGAACGCGGAAAATAA
- the ccsB gene encoding c-type cytochrome biogenesis protein CcsB produces the protein MAQLSSTLLYIAFILYLIGTFFFGGAIRDKKGKEKKEKDRWSQLGIVTTIIGFISQLGYFITRWIAAGHAPVSNLFEFTTFFGMMLVAAFIVIYFIYKTSVLGLFTLPVAILVIAYASMFPREITPLIPALQSDWLHIHVTTAAAGEAILAVSFAAGLIYLVRVVDQSKPSKRTFWLEVIMFCLITTLGFVLVSTSFRLADYEAKFTWVDKNGQTSELVYNMPALVGPHEGKLVKESSDRFEPFVSMPAIINAKKLNTVIWSVIGGTVLYVLLRLVLRKRIAAALQPLVKNVNLDLTDEISYRAVAIGFPVFTLGALIFAMIWAQIAWTRFWGWDPKEVWALITWLFYAAFLHLRLSKGWHGEKSAWLAVIGFAIIMFNLVAVNLVIAGLHSYAGT, from the coding sequence ATGGCGCAACTGAGTAGCACGTTGTTGTATATCGCGTTTATTCTTTATTTGATCGGAACATTTTTTTTCGGCGGAGCGATTCGCGATAAAAAAGGAAAAGAGAAAAAAGAAAAAGATCGTTGGTCGCAGCTTGGTATTGTGACGACGATCATCGGGTTTATTTCGCAACTTGGCTACTTCATTACAAGATGGATTGCAGCAGGGCACGCTCCGGTCAGCAATTTGTTTGAATTTACGACATTTTTTGGGATGATGCTTGTTGCTGCTTTTATCGTGATTTATTTTATTTATAAAACAAGTGTTCTCGGTTTGTTCACATTACCGGTCGCCATATTAGTGATCGCTTACGCCAGCATGTTTCCGCGTGAAATTACCCCGCTGATTCCGGCGTTGCAAAGTGATTGGCTGCACATCCATGTAACTACCGCAGCGGCGGGAGAAGCGATTTTGGCTGTCAGCTTTGCCGCCGGGCTCATTTATTTAGTTCGTGTCGTGGATCAGTCCAAGCCGAGCAAACGTACGTTCTGGCTGGAAGTCATCATGTTCTGTTTAATAACAACGCTCGGGTTTGTGCTTGTTTCGACATCATTCAGACTTGCGGATTATGAAGCGAAATTTACATGGGTTGACAAAAATGGGCAAACATCAGAACTTGTTTACAACATGCCAGCATTAGTCGGCCCGCATGAAGGAAAGCTTGTGAAAGAAAGCAGCGATCGTTTTGAACCATTTGTTTCCATGCCGGCAATCATTAATGCGAAAAAATTAAATACGGTTATCTGGTCGGTAATCGGGGGCACGGTTTTATATGTATTGCTCCGTCTTGTGCTGCGGAAGCGGATCGCCGCAGCATTGCAGCCGCTTGTCAAAAACGTAAACTTGGATTTAACGGATGAAATCAGTTACCGCGCTGTCGCGATCGGCTTTCCGGTATTTACGCTTGGAGCGCTCATTTTCGCGATGATTTGGGCGCAAATTGCGTGGACGCGCTTTTGGGGCTGGGATCCGAAAGAAGTATGGGCGCTTATTACATGGCTGTTTTACGCGGCGTTTTTGCATCTTCGCTTGTCCAAAGGATGGCACGGCGAAAAATCGGCATGGCTTGCGGTCATTGGTTTTGCGATCATCATGTTTAATTTAGTGGCGGTGAACTTAGTCATTGCCGGGCTGCATTCCTATGCCGGAACATGA
- the nagB gene encoding glucosamine-6-phosphate deaminase, giving the protein MRLIEAANYEEMCAKAANIIIFQVKEKTDSVLGLATGSTMMGVYKQLVEDHRQNGTSYRNVRTVNLDEYIGLAPDHPNSYRYYMNQYLFSHIDIPLSQTYIPNGASSDVEAECQRYEQLIESLGGIDLQILGIGRNGHIGFNEPGTPFSVPTHVVELAPSTRQANARFFPSLEEVPRQAITMGIATIMKSRHILLLASGTAKAAIMAKLFEETVTTDVPASVLHTHPNVTVIADQEALSLVPDETRKVYGT; this is encoded by the coding sequence ATGAGATTAATCGAAGCAGCAAACTATGAAGAGATGTGCGCAAAAGCGGCTAATATCATCATTTTCCAAGTGAAAGAAAAGACGGATTCTGTTCTTGGTCTTGCCACAGGATCGACCATGATGGGCGTATACAAGCAATTGGTTGAAGACCACCGGCAAAACGGAACATCGTATCGGAACGTTCGCACCGTCAATTTGGATGAATATATTGGTTTGGCGCCTGACCATCCAAACAGCTATCGCTACTATATGAACCAATATTTATTTTCCCATATTGATATTCCGCTTTCGCAAACATACATTCCAAACGGAGCGAGCAGTGATGTGGAAGCGGAATGCCAGCGCTATGAACAGCTTATTGAAAGTTTAGGCGGCATTGATTTGCAAATTTTAGGGATTGGAAGAAACGGACATATCGGCTTTAATGAGCCGGGGACGCCGTTTTCCGTTCCAACGCACGTCGTTGAGCTGGCTCCATCGACACGGCAGGCGAATGCCCGCTTTTTCCCATCTTTAGAAGAGGTGCCGCGCCAAGCGATCACGATGGGAATTGCAACAATTATGAAAAGCCGCCATATATTGCTGTTAGCGTCGGGGACGGCGAAAGCGGCAATAATGGCGAAGCTGTTCGAGGAAACCGTGACGACAGATGTGCCAGCATCGGTGCTTCATACCCATCCAAATGTCACGGTAATTGCTGACCAGGAGGCGTTATCGCTTGTGCCAGATGAAACACGAAAGGTGTATGGAACATGA
- a CDS encoding response regulator transcription factor — MDKQVKILVVDDEERIRRLLKMYLERENYIIDEADNGDDALTKALENDYDVILLDLMLPGRDGIEVCKEIREKKATPIIMLTAKGEESNRVQGFEAGTDDYIVKPFSPREVVLRVKALLRRAANTMYVLADTTAKDVLVFPHLTIDNDAHRVTVDGQEVNLTPKEYELLLFLAKSPDKVFDREQLLKEVWHYEFFGDLRTVDTHIKRLREKLNKVSPTAAKMIVTVWGVGYKFEVVND; from the coding sequence ATGGATAAACAGGTAAAAATTTTAGTCGTAGATGATGAAGAACGAATTCGGCGCTTGTTGAAAATGTATTTGGAGCGCGAAAATTATATCATTGATGAGGCCGATAACGGCGATGACGCGCTCACAAAAGCGCTCGAAAACGATTATGACGTCATTTTGCTTGACCTCATGCTGCCAGGGAGGGACGGCATTGAGGTATGCAAAGAAATTCGCGAAAAGAAAGCAACACCGATTATTATGCTGACAGCAAAAGGGGAAGAATCAAACCGTGTCCAAGGCTTTGAGGCGGGGACGGATGACTATATTGTCAAACCGTTTAGCCCGCGCGAAGTGGTATTGCGCGTGAAGGCGTTGTTGCGGCGCGCAGCAAATACGATGTATGTCCTTGCCGACACGACCGCAAAGGACGTGCTCGTTTTTCCGCATTTAACAATTGATAATGACGCCCACCGCGTCACCGTTGACGGTCAGGAAGTGAATTTGACTCCGAAAGAATACGAGCTGCTTTTATTTTTGGCAAAATCTCCAGATAAAGTATTTGATCGCGAACAGTTGCTAAAAGAAGTATGGCATTACGAATTTTTTGGCGATTTGCGCACAGTGGACACTCATATTAAACGGTTGCGCGAAAAGTTAAACAAAGTCTCGCCGACGGCGGCAAAAATGATTGTAACCGTTTGGGGAGTTGGCTATAAATTTGAGGTAGTGAACGACTGA
- the nagA gene encoding N-acetylglucosamine-6-phosphate deacetylase, which produces MKRWLLKNTAIYAETGKIEEGYVLTEGDKVAEVGPMSSCPASIEAEVVELNPSFTVIPGFIDVHIHGAAGADVMDATNEALHTMAEMLPKEGTTSFLATTMTAPVAQIDRALANVAQYMQHSNLPGKAEVLGIHLEGPFISEKRAGAQHPNNIIDPDIELFQKWQNIANGAIRLVTLAPEKKNGLALTAYLKKTGVIASIGHSDAVYEQVQAAIDAGIKHATHLFNGMRGVHHREPGVAGAVLMHDEVVCELIADGIHVAPEMVRFAYKMKGCEGLILITDAMRAKCLGAGVYELGGQEVIVQGEKATLRDGTLAGSILKLGDAVKNAMSFTGCALEDVIRMASWNPAKQLGVFDRKGSIRAGKDADLVVLDEQHHVVMTICRGKLAYAK; this is translated from the coding sequence TTGAAACGGTGGCTGCTGAAAAACACTGCAATTTATGCGGAAACAGGGAAAATCGAAGAAGGATATGTGCTGACAGAAGGGGATAAAGTAGCCGAAGTTGGGCCGATGTCATCATGCCCGGCTTCCATTGAAGCAGAGGTGGTGGAGCTTAACCCTAGTTTCACAGTAATACCGGGGTTTATTGATGTCCATATTCATGGCGCGGCAGGGGCGGACGTGATGGATGCAACAAACGAAGCGTTGCACACAATGGCAGAAATGCTTCCAAAGGAAGGTACAACAAGTTTTTTGGCGACAACGATGACCGCGCCTGTTGCTCAGATTGACCGCGCTCTTGCAAATGTTGCGCAATATATGCAGCACAGCAATCTTCCCGGGAAAGCGGAGGTGCTTGGCATCCATTTGGAAGGGCCGTTTATTTCCGAAAAGCGCGCGGGGGCGCAGCATCCAAATAATATTATCGATCCGGATATCGAATTGTTCCAAAAGTGGCAGAATATCGCGAACGGAGCTATTCGCCTTGTCACGCTGGCACCGGAAAAAAAGAATGGGTTAGCGCTCACAGCATACTTAAAAAAAACCGGAGTGATCGCTTCCATCGGCCATTCCGATGCGGTTTACGAACAAGTACAGGCAGCGATTGACGCAGGGATAAAGCATGCGACCCACCTGTTTAACGGCATGCGCGGCGTCCATCATCGCGAGCCGGGGGTTGCCGGTGCGGTTCTTATGCACGATGAAGTTGTATGTGAATTAATTGCCGACGGGATTCATGTTGCGCCGGAAATGGTCCGCTTTGCATATAAAATGAAAGGCTGTGAGGGGCTCATATTAATTACGGACGCAATGCGCGCAAAATGCCTCGGCGCTGGTGTATATGAGCTTGGCGGACAAGAAGTCATTGTCCAAGGAGAAAAAGCGACATTGCGGGACGGCACGCTAGCCGGCAGCATCTTAAAATTAGGCGATGCGGTGAAAAACGCCATGTCATTTACCGGCTGTGCGCTAGAAGACGTTATACGCATGGCCAGCTGGAATCCGGCAAAACAGTTAGGCGTTTTTGATAGAAAAGGAAGCATCCGCGCCGGCAAAGACGCTGATCTTGTCGTATTAGACGAACAGCATCATGTTGTGATGACAATATGCCGCGGCAAACTGGCTTATGCAAAATAA
- a CDS encoding cytochrome c biogenesis protein ResB, with the protein MEHVKCECGHVNPHGTVFCESCGKPLGENAEKKLLDMRYEGSARRSQTYNKTIIDKIWAFFSSVKVGVALIVITLIASAIGTIFPQEMYLPPNVSPAEYYEDQYGWLGKLYYQLGFNDLYGSWWYMLLIASIGVSLVICSLDRVIPLYRALKRQGVTRHPNFLRRQRLFSVSKVADADDVFKQVKEKLAQRRYHIREENGNILAEKGRFSRWGPYVNHIGLIIFLIGAMLRFVPGMYVDEVLWIREGETKEIPGTNGKYFLKNEKFIYETYEKGKENEVFNAAIDRVGSGMVAKNYQTNVVLYQRVGPIIAGEEPKLKKVKEYKIRVNEPLKYDHYALYQVDFKQNEPYKMAFQLMDKTSEKSFGTVVIDLHHPKPSYDLGNGYRVELLSYFPDFYFDDDGNPSTKSKVPNNPAFVFKMFAPDKPKGEVSFVAIRQTIEPFGNNKYKMAFSGLETRNVSGLTVRRDFTLWILGVGGVIFMIGVIQGMYWNHRRIWLQRVNGEVWLAAHTNKNWFGLKNEIRRVIEGTGLAMPIDQAEEEKKAAQGGQVHGATE; encoded by the coding sequence ATGGAACATGTTAAGTGCGAATGCGGGCATGTGAATCCGCACGGGACTGTTTTTTGCGAATCTTGCGGAAAGCCGCTTGGGGAAAATGCAGAAAAAAAGCTTTTGGACATGCGTTATGAAGGAAGCGCGCGCCGTTCGCAAACGTACAATAAAACCATTATCGATAAAATTTGGGCGTTTTTCTCTTCGGTGAAGGTCGGAGTGGCGCTGATTGTCATAACGCTCATCGCTTCGGCGATCGGAACGATTTTTCCACAGGAAATGTATCTTCCGCCCAATGTCAGCCCTGCTGAGTATTACGAAGATCAATACGGTTGGCTAGGAAAGTTATATTATCAGCTTGGATTTAATGATTTGTACGGTTCATGGTGGTATATGCTCCTTATTGCGTCAATTGGCGTATCGCTTGTCATTTGCAGCTTAGACCGCGTGATACCGCTTTATCGCGCTTTGAAAAGGCAAGGTGTCACAAGACATCCGAATTTTTTGCGGCGGCAGCGGCTATTTAGTGTTTCGAAAGTCGCTGACGCTGATGATGTGTTCAAACAAGTGAAAGAGAAATTGGCGCAGCGCCGCTACCATATCCGCGAGGAAAACGGCAATATTTTGGCGGAAAAAGGCCGTTTTTCCCGCTGGGGTCCGTATGTCAACCATATTGGATTAATTATTTTCTTAATCGGGGCGATGCTTCGTTTTGTTCCCGGCATGTATGTCGATGAAGTGTTGTGGATTCGCGAAGGAGAGACGAAAGAAATTCCGGGAACGAATGGGAAATATTTTTTAAAGAACGAAAAATTCATTTATGAAACATATGAAAAAGGAAAGGAAAATGAAGTGTTTAATGCGGCGATTGATCGCGTCGGCAGCGGCATGGTAGCGAAAAACTACCAAACAAACGTCGTGCTTTATCAACGTGTCGGCCCGATTATCGCCGGTGAAGAACCGAAACTGAAAAAAGTAAAAGAATATAAGATTCGTGTCAACGAACCGTTAAAATATGACCATTATGCGCTGTACCAAGTCGATTTTAAACAAAACGAGCCGTATAAAATGGCGTTTCAATTAATGGATAAAACATCGGAAAAATCGTTTGGCACTGTCGTTATCGATTTGCATCACCCAAAACCTTCCTATGATCTTGGCAACGGCTACCGTGTGGAGTTGTTAAGTTACTTTCCGGATTTTTATTTTGATGACGATGGAAATCCGTCGACGAAATCAAAAGTTCCAAACAATCCGGCGTTCGTGTTTAAAATGTTTGCCCCGGACAAGCCAAAAGGGGAAGTGAGTTTTGTCGCCATTCGACAGACGATTGAGCCGTTTGGCAACAATAAATATAAAATGGCGTTTTCTGGACTAGAGACAAGGAACGTGTCAGGGCTTACGGTACGCCGCGACTTTACACTTTGGATTTTAGGGGTTGGCGGAGTCATATTCATGATTGGTGTCATCCAAGGAATGTATTGGAACCATCGCCGCATCTGGCTGCAGCGTGTCAATGGCGAAGTATGGCTTGCTGCGCATACGAACAAAAACTGGTTTGGCTTAAAAAATGAAATTCGCCGTGTCATTGAAGGAACGGGGTTAGCGATGCCGATCGATCAAGCGGAAGAAGAGAAAAAAGCAGCGCAAGGGGGGCAAGTGCATGGCGCAACTGAGTAG
- a CDS encoding YvbH-like oligomerization domain-containing protein: MKNDTNNFLADFKAVNELAFQWLVDAKTKYTVKDVGFVFERYITIKLIAARHKAALCLFASDALFSYCKTFSLRLTL, translated from the coding sequence ATGAAAAATGACACAAATAATTTTTTGGCGGATTTCAAAGCAGTAAATGAACTCGCGTTTCAATGGCTTGTCGATGCGAAAACAAAATATACGGTGAAAGACGTTGGGTTTGTGTTTGAGCGTTATATAACCATTAAGCTTATCGCCGCCCGGCATAAGGCGGCTTTGTGTTTGTTTGCAAGCGATGCCTTATTTTCTTATTGCAAAACTTTTTCTCTTCGATTAACATTATAA
- a CDS encoding ATP-binding protein, with amino-acid sequence MWLFRSVVGKLWFTILLLVSCVLFILTVLLLKFFENYYVQEAEKELTQLATKVSEVMRDYEDEKLARSIAWTLVDHTSKAVIITDSAHYWYSPTNDKLRDLPLSLVEQDKDLRKVFTEGKSVKKKAYLPNVQIGKQYSDVIIVGVPLETVNGKQGGVFIYQSLQAIEDTTRQTKKLIFLAAFIAIVLTTFFAFFLSTRITAPLRKMRQAAFEVARGKFDTKVPILTHDEIGELAMAFNQMGRRLQFNINALNQEKEQLASILSSMADGVITFNRDGEILITNPPAERFLQAWYFEQGNDAEIIAPLPPQVNELFIRVVREEKEQSIELSLQGRTWVILMTPLYDKTNVRGAVAVLRDMTEERRLDKLRKDFIANVSHELRTPIAMLQGYSEAIIDDIAATDEEKKEMAKVIYDESLRMGRLVNDLLDLARMEAGHITLNYETVQLAPYIGRIIRKFQGLAKEKQIDLSAEFDNEDIRIRMDPDRIEQVLTNLIDNAIRHTDQNGTVKIIAEQNGGGVTIHVQDSGTGIPEEDLPFVFERFYKADKARTRGRSGTGLGLAIAKNIVEAHKGTISVHSKLHEGTTFTFHLPNGPQTT; translated from the coding sequence ATGTGGCTTTTTCGCAGTGTGGTCGGAAAATTGTGGTTCACGATATTATTGCTCGTTTCTTGCGTATTATTTATCCTTACGGTCCTTTTGTTAAAATTTTTCGAAAATTATTATGTGCAAGAAGCGGAGAAAGAATTGACGCAGCTTGCGACAAAAGTATCGGAAGTCATGCGCGATTACGAAGATGAAAAGCTGGCGCGCTCGATCGCATGGACGCTTGTCGACCATACGTCCAAAGCGGTCATTATCACTGATTCCGCGCATTACTGGTATTCGCCGACAAATGATAAATTACGCGATTTGCCGCTATCACTCGTTGAACAAGACAAAGATTTGCGAAAAGTGTTCACGGAAGGGAAAAGCGTTAAAAAGAAAGCGTATTTGCCGAATGTGCAAATCGGCAAACAATATAGTGATGTGATTATTGTCGGCGTGCCGCTGGAAACGGTGAATGGAAAACAAGGCGGGGTATTTATTTACCAATCGTTGCAGGCCATTGAAGATACGACAAGGCAAACGAAAAAATTGATTTTTCTTGCCGCGTTTATCGCCATCGTGTTGACAACGTTTTTCGCCTTTTTCTTATCGACCCGTATTACTGCGCCTTTGCGGAAAATGCGGCAAGCGGCTTTTGAAGTGGCACGCGGCAAGTTTGACACAAAAGTGCCGATTTTAACGCATGATGAAATCGGTGAATTGGCGATGGCGTTCAACCAGATGGGCAGACGGCTGCAGTTTAATATCAATGCACTTAATCAGGAAAAAGAGCAGCTGGCAAGCATTTTAAGCAGCATGGCCGATGGCGTCATCACCTTTAACCGCGACGGCGAAATATTAATAACGAATCCACCGGCAGAGCGGTTTTTGCAAGCATGGTATTTCGAACAAGGAAACGATGCAGAAATAATCGCGCCGCTGCCTCCGCAAGTAAATGAGCTATTTATTCGCGTTGTCCGTGAGGAGAAGGAACAATCGATCGAATTGTCCTTGCAAGGGCGGACATGGGTGATTTTAATGACGCCGCTTTATGACAAAACGAACGTTCGCGGTGCGGTGGCGGTGTTGCGTGATATGACGGAGGAACGCCGCTTGGATAAACTCCGCAAAGATTTTATCGCCAACGTTTCTCATGAGTTGCGCACGCCGATTGCGATGCTTCAGGGCTACAGCGAAGCGATTATTGATGATATTGCCGCAACCGATGAAGAAAAGAAAGAAATGGCGAAAGTCATTTATGACGAATCGCTGCGCATGGGCCGCCTTGTCAACGACTTATTGGATTTGGCGCGCATGGAAGCAGGGCACATTACGTTAAATTACGAAACTGTTCAGCTTGCCCCATATATTGGGCGGATTATTCGCAAATTCCAAGGTCTGGCAAAAGAAAAACAAATTGATTTGTCGGCGGAGTTTGACAATGAGGACATCCGCATTAGGATGGACCCGGACCGCATTGAACAAGTATTGACGAATTTGATTGATAATGCGATTCGCCATACGGATCAAAACGGAACCGTCAAGATTATTGCCGAACAAAACGGCGGCGGTGTTACGATTCATGTGCAAGATTCTGGAACCGGCATTCCTGAAGAAGATTTGCCGTTTGTGTTTGAACGCTTCTACAAAGCGGATAAGGCGCGCACGCGCGGCCGCTCAGGAACGGGATTAGGCCTTGCGATTGCGAAAAATATCGTCGAGGCGCATAAAGGGACGATTTCCGTCCATAGCAAGCTTCATGAAGGAACGACATTTACGTTTCATTTGCCAAACGGCCCGCAAACAACGTAA